The following are encoded together in the Citrus sinensis cultivar Valencia sweet orange chromosome 1, DVS_A1.0, whole genome shotgun sequence genome:
- the LOC102615343 gene encoding uncharacterized protein LOC102615343 has translation MATKGRLKNILATVATTRLTEARVKIFGHVLNPTSQKSPNKILWKKLISDKVAGWYPYDIKKDDPLVMARQEQERLSKLEMLKRRGKGPPKKGQGKRAAKRSK, from the coding sequence ATGGCTACAAAAGGGAGGCTTAAGAACATTTTGGCCACAGTAGCGACCACAAGGTTGACTGAGGCAAGGGTCAAGATATTTGGGCATGTACTTAACCCCACTAGCCAGAAATCACCCAACAAGATTTTGTGGAAGAAGCTCATCAGTGACAAGGTTGCTGGATGGTACCCATATGACATCAAGAAAGATGATCCTCTCGTCATGGCCCGCCAAGAACAAGAGCGCTTATCCAAGCTTGAAATGTTGAAACGTCGTGGAAAGGGACCTCCCAAGAAAGGCCAAGGGAAGCGTGCAGCCAAGCGCAGCAAGTAG